One window of the Tachypleus tridentatus isolate NWPU-2018 chromosome 10, ASM421037v1, whole genome shotgun sequence genome contains the following:
- the LOC143230202 gene encoding phosphatidylinositol-3,5-bisphosphate 3-phosphatase MTMR8-like isoform X1, with the protein MEHIKTPKLENVRMLDRFNSKKPSLGTLYLTATHLIFVDPEGKKETWVLHMHIASIEKLPISTTGCPLQIRCKTSCL; encoded by the exons ATGGAACATATTAAAACTCCTAAG TTGGAAAATGTTCGGATGTTGGATCGCTTCAATAGCAAGAAGCCTTCTTTGGGAACTCTGTACTTAACAGCCACTCATCTTATATTTGTTGACCCTgaaggaaaaaaagaaacatgg gTGCTTCATATGCATATTGCATCTATTGAAAAGTTACCCATATCCACAACAGGCTGCCCTCTACAGATCCGCTGTAAAACTTCCTGTCTGTGA
- the LOC143230202 gene encoding phosphatidylinositol-3,5-bisphosphate 3-phosphatase MTMR8-like isoform X2 gives MLDRFNSKKPSLGTLYLTATHLIFVDPEGKKETWVLHMHIASIEKLPISTTGCPLQIRCKTSCL, from the exons ATGTTGGATCGCTTCAATAGCAAGAAGCCTTCTTTGGGAACTCTGTACTTAACAGCCACTCATCTTATATTTGTTGACCCTgaaggaaaaaaagaaacatgg gTGCTTCATATGCATATTGCATCTATTGAAAAGTTACCCATATCCACAACAGGCTGCCCTCTACAGATCCGCTGTAAAACTTCCTGTCTGTGA